A region of Cellulophaga sp. RHA19 DNA encodes the following proteins:
- a CDS encoding thioredoxin family protein → MKKITHTTLILALLLFVTSVSAQIPKDHNNRERLLGKISKSDLTQNSFANWFTPNYNDYKVDTKTLNTIKEDLKKYKIVAFMGTWCGDSKRETPPFYKILEAANFPMENFSIVAVDNAKNNYKKSPGGEEKGLNITHVPTFILYKNNKEVNRIVESPVISLEKDLKAIVTGSTYIPNYAD, encoded by the coding sequence ATGAAAAAAATCACACACACAACACTAATACTAGCACTTCTCTTATTTGTTACATCTGTTTCTGCACAAATTCCAAAAGACCATAACAACAGAGAGCGCTTACTAGGCAAGATTAGCAAGTCTGATTTAACACAAAACTCATTTGCAAATTGGTTTACACCTAATTATAATGACTACAAGGTAGACACAAAAACACTAAACACAATAAAAGAAGATTTAAAAAAATACAAAATAGTTGCTTTTATGGGCACTTGGTGCGGAGATAGCAAAAGAGAAACACCTCCTTTTTATAAAATACTAGAAGCCGCTAACTTTCCAATGGAAAATTTTAGCATAGTGGCTGTAGACAATGCAAAAAATAACTACAAAAAAAGTCCTGGAGGAGAAGAAAAAGGATTAAACATTACACACGTTCCCACGTTTATTTTATACAAAAATAATAAGGAAGTTAACCGAATAGTAGAATCGCCCGTAATAAGCCTAGAAAAGGATTTAAAAGCTATTGTAACAGGCAGTACTTACATTCCAAATTACGCCGATTAA
- a CDS encoding succinate dehydrogenase/fumarate reductase iron-sulfur subunit, with translation MNLTLKIWRQKDAQSKGQMVDYKVTEISEHMSFLEMMDVLNEQLINSGEEPVAFDHDCREGICGMCSMYINGEAHGPDRGVTTCQLHMRMFKDGDTITIEPFRAAAFPVLKDLVVDRGAFDRIQHAGGYISVNTSGNTQDANAIPISKHAADEAMDAATCIGCGACVASCKNSSAMLFVGAKVSQYALLPQGQVEATDRVKNMVAQMDLEGFGNCTNTGACEVECPKGISLENIARMNREFLSANIKG, from the coding sequence ATGAATTTAACACTTAAAATTTGGCGTCAAAAAGATGCTCAATCTAAAGGTCAGATGGTCGATTATAAAGTGACTGAGATCTCAGAACATATGTCTTTCTTAGAAATGATGGATGTTTTAAACGAACAGTTAATTAACTCTGGTGAGGAGCCAGTAGCTTTTGATCATGATTGTCGCGAAGGTATTTGCGGTATGTGCTCTATGTATATTAATGGTGAAGCTCACGGGCCAGATAGAGGGGTAACTACATGTCAATTGCACATGCGTATGTTTAAAGATGGTGATACTATTACAATAGAGCCATTTAGAGCAGCTGCATTTCCTGTATTAAAGGATTTAGTTGTAGATAGAGGTGCTTTTGATCGTATACAACACGCAGGTGGTTATATATCTGTAAACACTTCTGGTAATACACAAGATGCTAACGCAATTCCTATTTCTAAGCACGCTGCAGATGAAGCTATGGATGCTGCAACTTGTATTGGGTGTGGTGCTTGTGTTGCAAGTTGTAAAAACTCTTCGGCTATGTTGTTTGTGGGAGCTAAAGTATCTCAGTATGCTTTATTGCCACAAGGACAAGTAGAAGCAACAGACCGTGTTAAAAATATGGTTGCTCAAATGGATCTAGAAGGTTTTGGTAACTGTACTAACACAGGTGCTTGTGAGGTAGAATGTCCTAAAGGAATTTCTTTAGAGAACATTGCACGTATGAACCGTGAATTTTTATCTGCAAACATTAAAGGATAA
- a CDS encoding fumarate reductase/succinate dehydrogenase flavoprotein subunit produces the protein MSVLDSKVPKGPLKTKWTDYKNHIDLVNPANKRNIDVIVVGTGLAGGSAAATLAELGYNVKTFCYQDSPRRAHSIAAQGGINAAKNYQGDGDSTYRLFYDTVKGGDYRSREANVYRLAEVSANIIDQCVAQGVPFARDYGGLLDNRSFGGVLVSRTFYAKGQTGQQLLLGAYSAMNRQIARGKITPFNRHEMLDVVKIDGKARGIIARNLVTGEIERHSAHAVVIASGGYGNVYFLSTNAMGSNATAAWKIHKKGAFFANPCYTQIHPTCIPRSGDYQSKLTLMSESLRNDGRIWVPKNMDDVLAIREGKKKPTDLSEDERDYYLERRYPAFGNLVPRDVASRAAKERCDAGYGVNATGEAVYLDFASAIERYGKEQAKIHNIANASADKIYELGAAIVKAKYGNLFQMYEKIVDQDPYKTPMMIYPAVHYTMGGVWVDYNLMTTVDGLYCIGEANFSDHGANRLGASALMQGLADGYFVLPYTIGDYLSHEIRTGKIPTDTPEFDAAEKEVTDKINFFVNNKGSHSVDYYHKKLGNIMWEKCGMSRNAQGLREAMVEIKELREDFYKNVSVPGNANELNSELEKAGRVADFLELGELFAKDALEREESCGGHFREESVELDGEQKGEAKRNDKEFAFVSAWEYKGEPGDAILHKEDLEFNEIELKQRSYK, from the coding sequence ATGTCTGTATTAGATTCTAAAGTACCTAAAGGCCCTCTTAAAACTAAGTGGACCGATTATAAAAACCATATAGATTTAGTTAACCCGGCTAACAAACGTAACATAGATGTTATTGTTGTTGGTACTGGTTTGGCAGGTGGTTCTGCTGCTGCTACATTAGCAGAGTTAGGTTACAATGTAAAAACATTTTGCTACCAAGATTCTCCGCGTAGAGCACACTCTATTGCGGCACAAGGTGGTATAAATGCAGCAAAAAATTATCAAGGAGATGGAGATTCTACTTACCGTTTGTTTTATGACACGGTTAAAGGAGGAGATTACCGTTCTCGTGAGGCAAACGTTTATCGTTTGGCTGAGGTTTCTGCCAATATTATAGATCAGTGTGTAGCACAAGGGGTTCCTTTTGCTCGTGATTACGGCGGATTATTAGATAACCGTTCTTTTGGAGGAGTATTAGTTTCTAGAACTTTTTATGCTAAAGGGCAAACAGGACAACAGTTATTATTAGGAGCATATTCTGCAATGAACAGACAAATTGCACGTGGTAAAATTACACCGTTCAATCGTCATGAAATGTTAGATGTTGTAAAAATAGATGGTAAAGCGCGTGGTATTATTGCTCGTAACTTAGTTACAGGAGAAATAGAACGTCATTCTGCACACGCAGTTGTAATTGCTTCTGGTGGTTATGGTAACGTTTATTTCTTGTCTACAAATGCAATGGGTTCTAATGCAACTGCTGCTTGGAAAATACATAAAAAGGGAGCATTTTTTGCAAACCCTTGTTATACTCAAATTCACCCAACGTGTATTCCGCGTTCAGGAGACTATCAATCTAAATTAACATTGATGTCAGAATCTTTGCGTAATGATGGTCGTATTTGGGTTCCTAAAAATATGGATGATGTTTTAGCAATTCGTGAAGGCAAGAAAAAGCCGACCGATTTGTCTGAAGATGAAAGAGATTATTACTTAGAAAGAAGATACCCTGCATTTGGTAACTTAGTACCGCGTGATGTTGCATCTAGAGCAGCAAAAGAACGTTGTGATGCTGGTTACGGTGTTAATGCAACTGGTGAAGCTGTTTATTTAGATTTTGCCTCTGCTATTGAAAGATATGGTAAAGAGCAGGCTAAAATTCATAATATAGCTAATGCTTCTGCAGATAAGATATATGAATTAGGTGCTGCAATAGTTAAGGCTAAATATGGTAACCTTTTTCAGATGTACGAGAAAATTGTAGATCAAGATCCTTATAAAACTCCAATGATGATATACCCAGCGGTACATTATACAATGGGTGGTGTATGGGTAGATTATAACTTAATGACTACTGTAGACGGTTTATACTGTATTGGTGAAGCAAACTTCTCTGATCACGGTGCAAACAGATTAGGAGCTTCTGCTTTAATGCAAGGTTTAGCAGATGGTTATTTTGTTTTGCCTTATACAATTGGAGATTATCTTTCTCACGAAATTAGAACAGGTAAAATTCCTACTGATACACCAGAGTTTGATGCTGCTGAAAAGGAAGTGACAGATAAAATTAACTTCTTTGTAAATAATAAAGGATCTCATTCTGTAGATTATTACCATAAGAAATTAGGTAATATTATGTGGGAGAAATGTGGTATGTCTCGTAACGCACAAGGGTTAAGAGAGGCAATGGTAGAGATTAAAGAATTACGTGAAGATTTTTACAAAAACGTTAGTGTTCCAGGTAATGCAAATGAATTAAATAGCGAATTAGAGAAGGCTGGTCGTGTAGCAGATTTCTTAGAGCTAGGAGAGTTGTTTGCAAAAGATGCTTTGGAAAGAGAAGAGTCTTGTGGTGGTCACTTTAGAGAAGAGTCTGTAGAGTTAGATGGTGAGCAAAAGGGTGAAGCTAAGCGTAATGATAAGGAGTTTGCTTTTGTTTCTGCTTGGGAATATAAAGGAGAACCTGGAGATGCTATTTTACACAAAGAAGACCTTGAGTTTAACGAAATTGAATTAAAACAACGTTCATATAAATAA
- a CDS encoding succinate dehydrogenase cytochrome b subunit encodes MSGFFKSSIGRKYAMALSALFLMFFLLQHFAINILSVFSPNAFNEASHFMGTFWAVQYLLQPILIFGVMYHFIMGFILEFKNRQARVVKYAKNNGAANSSWMSRNMIYSGLAILGFLVLHFIDFWLPEIDTKYIQGDMSGLLADGEGFRYYEELTHKFVNPLRVGAYVLAFVFLSLHLMHGFSSAFQSSGVSSMRKQKLQAFGKAYAIILPLGFIFIALFHYFNH; translated from the coding sequence ATGAGCGGATTTTTTAAATCTTCAATTGGTAGAAAGTATGCAATGGCACTTTCTGCTTTATTTTTAATGTTTTTTCTACTTCAGCACTTTGCTATTAACATTTTATCGGTATTTAGTCCAAACGCATTTAATGAGGCTTCTCATTTTATGGGTACTTTTTGGGCTGTGCAGTATTTATTACAGCCGATTTTAATTTTTGGAGTAATGTATCATTTTATAATGGGCTTTATTCTTGAATTTAAAAATAGACAAGCAAGAGTAGTAAAATATGCTAAAAATAATGGAGCAGCTAATTCTAGCTGGATGAGTAGGAATATGATTTATAGCGGTTTGGCTATACTAGGTTTCTTGGTGCTTCACTTTATTGATTTCTGGTTACCAGAAATAGACACAAAATACATCCAAGGCGATATGTCTGGATTATTAGCAGATGGGGAAGGCTTTCGTTATTACGAAGAGCTAACGCACAAGTTTGTTAACCCATTAAGAGTTGGCGCTTATGTTTTGGCATTTGTGTTTTTATCTTTACACCTTATGCACGGATTTAGTTCTGCGTTTCAATCTTCTGGAGTTAGCTCTATGAGAAAACAAAAGCTTCAGGCTTTTGGTAAGGCTTATGCTATAATACTTCCTTTAGGATTTATTTTTATAGCCCTTTTTCATTATTTTAATCATTAA
- a CDS encoding RimK family alpha-L-glutamate ligase, translated as MDIGLLSVSMAVYSTRRIAQEAEKRGHYIELIDHTKCSVKLGADTPKVYLNEEDITNEFDAIIPRIGNKVTRHGAAVVREFELNGVFTTVKSLSIIKARNKVKTLQIMSRCGVPIPETLFSINPNNIESQIALLGGTPVIIKLQEGTQGLGVILAETKKSAKSIIDTFYKMDTSILIQKFIAESNGEDIRIFVVGNKIVASMKRTSEAGEFRSNVHRGATAQMIEPTAFECKIALRAVKQLDLGVAGVDLIRSKNGPLLIEVNASPGLEGIESATGINVAEKIIEYVEKNAFKRRK; from the coding sequence ATGGACATTGGGCTACTTTCTGTTAGTATGGCAGTATATTCTACCCGTAGAATTGCACAAGAAGCAGAAAAAAGAGGGCATTACATAGAGTTAATAGACCACACTAAGTGCTCTGTTAAACTTGGTGCAGATACACCCAAAGTATATCTTAATGAAGAAGACATTACAAATGAGTTTGATGCTATAATTCCTAGAATAGGAAACAAGGTAACAAGACACGGTGCTGCTGTTGTTAGAGAGTTTGAGCTAAATGGTGTTTTTACTACTGTAAAATCTTTAAGCATTATAAAAGCCCGTAATAAAGTAAAAACATTACAAATTATGTCTAGATGTGGTGTTCCTATTCCAGAAACATTGTTTTCTATAAATCCAAATAACATAGAATCTCAAATAGCATTACTTGGCGGAACACCCGTAATTATTAAACTGCAAGAAGGCACACAAGGTCTTGGCGTAATATTAGCAGAGACTAAAAAATCTGCCAAGTCTATTATAGATACGTTTTACAAGATGGATACGAGTATTCTAATTCAGAAGTTTATAGCAGAATCTAACGGAGAAGATATTCGCATTTTTGTTGTAGGCAACAAAATTGTTGCTAGTATGAAAAGAACTAGCGAAGCAGGTGAGTTTAGGTCTAATGTACACAGAGGTGCAACTGCACAAATGATAGAGCCAACAGCTTTTGAATGCAAAATAGCACTTAGAGCAGTTAAACAATTAGATTTAGGAGTTGCTGGCGTAGACTTAATACGATCTAAAAACGGTCCTTTGTTAATAGAGGTAAATGCATCACCTGGCTTAGAAGGTATAGAAAGTGCCACAGGAATTAACGTTGCAGAGAAAATTATAGAATACGTAGAGAAAAATGCATTTAAAAGAAGAAAATAA
- a CDS encoding succinylglutamate desuccinylase/aspartoacylase family protein, whose translation MHLKEENKTITIGTESVKPGQEKLVSIKIDRLPTGTIIDIPIYVFNSKNPGPTLLVQAGLHGDEINGIEIVRRMLDKKYFNVDKGSIIAVPILNIFGFIHFSRELPDGKDVNRSFPGSKSGSLASRIAYHFSREIFPQIDFGVDLHTGGGRRSNYPQTRYTAADTNSKKLATIFNAPFTFSSDLIPKSFRKTAFTKGIPTIVYEAGESMRIDEYSIEQGVQGILNILHHFNMLNKPEALIAEKEETVYLTNRKWLRAPTAGMFLPKIKNGSDIKKGAVIGIVTDAFSKRNKEIKAPFTGCVFCINHQAVVNQGEALFHIGELA comes from the coding sequence ATGCATTTAAAAGAAGAAAATAAAACCATTACTATTGGCACAGAAAGTGTTAAACCTGGACAAGAGAAACTGGTAAGCATAAAGATAGATAGACTACCAACAGGTACAATTATAGATATTCCTATTTACGTATTTAACTCTAAAAATCCGGGACCAACTTTATTGGTGCAAGCTGGTTTACATGGCGACGAAATTAACGGCATAGAAATAGTACGCAGAATGCTAGACAAAAAGTATTTTAATGTTGACAAAGGGAGCATTATTGCTGTACCAATTTTAAATATTTTTGGATTTATACATTTTTCTAGAGAGCTACCAGACGGTAAAGATGTAAACAGAAGTTTTCCTGGCTCAAAATCGGGCTCATTAGCAAGCAGAATTGCGTATCATTTTTCTAGAGAAATTTTTCCTCAGATAGATTTTGGTGTGGATTTACACACAGGTGGTGGCAGAAGGTCTAATTATCCCCAAACAAGATATACCGCAGCAGATACAAACAGTAAAAAGTTAGCCACTATTTTTAATGCTCCTTTTACATTTTCATCAGACCTTATACCTAAATCTTTTAGAAAAACGGCTTTTACAAAAGGGATACCAACTATTGTATATGAAGCCGGTGAAAGTATGCGTATAGATGAATATTCTATTGAACAAGGTGTACAAGGTATTTTAAATATTCTGCATCACTTTAATATGCTAAATAAACCAGAAGCATTAATAGCAGAAAAAGAAGAAACAGTTTATTTAACCAACAGAAAGTGGTTACGTGCACCAACAGCCGGAATGTTTTTACCAAAAATTAAAAATGGCAGCGACATAAAAAAAGGAGCTGTTATTGGCATTGTTACCGATGCTTTTTCTAAACGAAATAAAGAAATAAAAGCACCATTTACTGGTTGTGTTTTTTGTATTAATCACCAAGCTGTAGTTAACCAAGGGGAAGCCCTTTTTCACATAGGAGAATTAGCTTAA